In Botrytis cinerea B05.10 chromosome 6, complete sequence, the following proteins share a genomic window:
- the Bhp3 gene encoding Bhp3, whose translation MQFTTTTLIAILSALAVASPIEPRQNATAQQERLCTSAIDTAMCCQTTLAGVINQTCTTPAITPINKQAFRAYCAAQGQDSSCCKTPLVGDGVICTPP comes from the exons ATGCAATTCACAACCACCACACTTATCGCCATTCTCAGCGCTCTCGCAGTTGCATCTCCTATCGAGCCACGTCAAAATGCAACGGCGCAACAAGAACGCCTCTGCACTTCGGCTATTGACACAGCCATGTGCTGTCAAACCACTCTTGCTGGTGTTATAAACCAGACCTGCACAACTC cTGCCATCACACCTATTAACAAGCAAGCGTTCCGAGCATACTGTGCTGCTCAAGGACAAGATTCTTCATGTTGCAAAACTCCTCTTGTAGGCGATGGAGTTATCTGTACCCCTCCTTAA